A single window of Athene noctua chromosome 1, bAthNoc1.hap1.1, whole genome shotgun sequence DNA harbors:
- the RMND1 gene encoding required for meiotic nuclear division protein 1 homolog isoform X2, protein MRLKFLRLQTRSFYALTTVCPCQNFNKTGRPLLKLDNEVDRTSHRRAKYWNLCALKTASPCLTSQCVQVKNWKLVQGNLSALRKNVCYRSGEFSFPSWKHFGVVMMEDYYPNTEHIKNLRNTSSRFYSVVSAGKIIPKHINQPVKRPPKAPRTKQPSRTNQPLLSDSENLMQCTAFATADEYHLGNLCHDLTSHGYVEIRSLPRDAANVLVIGTEKSAKDGDPGMIFFFRGQSKLHKGEILLNSELDSEEVILQKFAFSNALCLSVKLAIWESLLDNFVESIQSIPEILKSRRKVKLSHADVMQKIGELFALRHRINLSSDLLITPDFYWDREKLEELYDKTCQFLNINRRVKVMNEKLQHCMELTDLMRNHLNEKHALRLEWMIVILITIEVLFELARVFF, encoded by the exons ATGAGACTGAAATTTCTGCGCCTTCAGACTAGGTCTTTCTACGCTTTAACAACAGTATGCCCATGCCAAAACTTTAATAAAACTGGACGTCCTCTATTAAAGCTGGATAATGAAGTTGACAGAACATCTCACAGAAGGGCAAAGTATTGGAATTTGTGTGCTCTGAAAACTGCTTCCCCTTGTTTGACAAGTCAATGTGTGCAAGTCAAAAATTGGAAATTGGTCCAAGGAAATCTATCAGCTTTGCGAAAAAATGTTTGCTACCGGAGTGGGGAGTTTTCTTTTCCATCCTGGAAACATTTTGGTGTGGTGATGATGGAAGATTACTACCCCAATACAGAGCATATTAAAAATCTTAGGAACACATCATCAAGATTTTACTCGGTTGTATCAGCTGGTAAAATTATTCCAAAACACATTAACCAGCCAGTTAAGAGGCCACCGAAGGCACCAAGGACCAAGCAGCCTTCCAGGACTAACCAGCCACTACTCTCAGACAGTGAG AATCTGATGCAGTGCACAGCCTTTGCAACAGCAGATGAGTATCATCTTGGTAATCTGTGTCATGACCTGACTTCACATGGATATGTTGAAATAAGAAGTTTGCCTAGAG ATGCAGCAAACGTTTTGGTGATTGGTACTGAGAAATCTGCAAAAGATGGTGATCCTGGCATGATTTTCTTCTTCAG AGGTCAGTCAAAGCTTCATAAAGGAGAAATCTTGTTAAATTCTGAGCTGGATAGTGAAGAAGTTATTCTGCagaaatttgcattttcaaatgcCCTTTGTCTTTCTG TAAAGCTGGCAATTTGGGAGTCATTATTGGATAACTTTGTGGAATCTATCCAGTCGATTCCTGAG ATACTAAAGTCACGAAGGAAGGTAAAACTGTCTCATGCAGATGTAATGCAGAAAATTGGAGAACTCTTCGCATTAAG ACACCGTATAAATCTGAGTTCAGACCTGCTAATAACACCTGACTTCTACTGGGACAGAGAAAAACTAGAAGAGCTTTATGACAAGACCTGCCAGTTTCTCAACATTAATCGCAGAGTTAAG GTAATGAATGAAAAGCTTCAGCACTGCATGGAGCTGACAGACCTAATGCGAAACCACCTGAATGAAAAGCACGCTCTGCGCCTGGAATGGATGATAGTAATACTCATCACCATCGAg GTTCTGTTTGAACTTGCAAGGGTATTTTTTTGA
- the RMND1 gene encoding required for meiotic nuclear division protein 1 homolog isoform X1 → MRLKFLRLQTRSFYALTTVCPCQNFNKTGRPLLKLDNEVDRTSHRRAKYWNLCALKTASPCLTSQCVQVKNWKLVQGNLSALRKNVCYRSGEFSFPSWKHFGVVMMEDYYPNTEHIKNLRNTSSRFYSVVSAGKIIPKHINQPVKRPPKAPRTKQPSRTNQPLLSDSENLMQCTAFATADEYHLGNLCHDLTSHGYVEIRSLPRDAANVLVIGTEKSAKDGDPGMIFFFREGAVVFWNVEEKSMKNVMQVLEQHEIQPYEVALVHWENEEMNYRIGEGQSKLHKGEILLNSELDSEEVILQKFAFSNALCLSVKLAIWESLLDNFVESIQSIPEILKSRRKVKLSHADVMQKIGELFALRHRINLSSDLLITPDFYWDREKLEELYDKTCQFLNINRRVKVMNEKLQHCMELTDLMRNHLNEKHALRLEWMIVILITIEVLFELARVFF, encoded by the exons ATGAGACTGAAATTTCTGCGCCTTCAGACTAGGTCTTTCTACGCTTTAACAACAGTATGCCCATGCCAAAACTTTAATAAAACTGGACGTCCTCTATTAAAGCTGGATAATGAAGTTGACAGAACATCTCACAGAAGGGCAAAGTATTGGAATTTGTGTGCTCTGAAAACTGCTTCCCCTTGTTTGACAAGTCAATGTGTGCAAGTCAAAAATTGGAAATTGGTCCAAGGAAATCTATCAGCTTTGCGAAAAAATGTTTGCTACCGGAGTGGGGAGTTTTCTTTTCCATCCTGGAAACATTTTGGTGTGGTGATGATGGAAGATTACTACCCCAATACAGAGCATATTAAAAATCTTAGGAACACATCATCAAGATTTTACTCGGTTGTATCAGCTGGTAAAATTATTCCAAAACACATTAACCAGCCAGTTAAGAGGCCACCGAAGGCACCAAGGACCAAGCAGCCTTCCAGGACTAACCAGCCACTACTCTCAGACAGTGAG AATCTGATGCAGTGCACAGCCTTTGCAACAGCAGATGAGTATCATCTTGGTAATCTGTGTCATGACCTGACTTCACATGGATATGTTGAAATAAGAAGTTTGCCTAGAG ATGCAGCAAACGTTTTGGTGATTGGTACTGAGAAATCTGCAAAAGATGGTGATCCTGGCATGATTTTCTTCTTCAG GGAAGGGGCTGTTGTGTTTTGGAATGTGGAAGAGAAAAGT atgaaaaaTGTCATGCAAGTGCTAGAACAGCATGAAATTCAGCCATATGAAGTTGCACTAGTCCACTGGGAGAATGAAGAGATGAACTATAGAATAGGAGA AGGTCAGTCAAAGCTTCATAAAGGAGAAATCTTGTTAAATTCTGAGCTGGATAGTGAAGAAGTTATTCTGCagaaatttgcattttcaaatgcCCTTTGTCTTTCTG TAAAGCTGGCAATTTGGGAGTCATTATTGGATAACTTTGTGGAATCTATCCAGTCGATTCCTGAG ATACTAAAGTCACGAAGGAAGGTAAAACTGTCTCATGCAGATGTAATGCAGAAAATTGGAGAACTCTTCGCATTAAG ACACCGTATAAATCTGAGTTCAGACCTGCTAATAACACCTGACTTCTACTGGGACAGAGAAAAACTAGAAGAGCTTTATGACAAGACCTGCCAGTTTCTCAACATTAATCGCAGAGTTAAG GTAATGAATGAAAAGCTTCAGCACTGCATGGAGCTGACAGACCTAATGCGAAACCACCTGAATGAAAAGCACGCTCTGCGCCTGGAATGGATGATAGTAATACTCATCACCATCGAg GTTCTGTTTGAACTTGCAAGGGTATTTTTTTGA